One window of Chionomys nivalis chromosome 18, mChiNiv1.1, whole genome shotgun sequence genomic DNA carries:
- the Gja5 gene encoding gap junction alpha-5 protein: MGDWSFLGEFLEEVHKHSTVIGKVWLTVLFIFRMLVLGTAAESSWGDEQADFRCDTIQPGCQNVCYDQAFPISHIRYWVLQIIFVSTPSLVYMGHAMHTVRMQEKQKLRDAEKTKEARAAGAYECPVAEKAELSCWNEVEGKIVLRGTLLNTYVCTILIRTTMEVAFIVGQYLLYGIFLDTLHVCRRSPCPHPVNCYVSRPTEKNVFIVFMMAVAGLSLFLSLAELYHLGWKKIRQRFAKSRQGMDKQKLLGASTSLAQSLTSPSGFNQCLNRVGDLSHNMCSRKNPDTLAAEEVLDQEHISRGFNMQYSQKPEEPNGASLSHDLPPSYRADKRRLSKASSKARSDDLSV; this comes from the coding sequence ATGGGTGACTGGAGCTTCCTGGGGGAGTTCCTGGAGGAGGTCCACAAGCACTCCACGGTCATCGGCAAGGTCTGGCTTACCGTCCTGTTCATTTTCCGAATGCTGGTCCTCGGCACCGCTGCGGAGTCCTCCTGGGGAGACGAGCAGGCTGATTTCCGGTGCGATACCATTCAGCCTGGTTGCCAGAATGTCTGCTACGACCAAGCCTTCCCCATCTCCCACATTCGCTACTGGGTACTGCAGATCATCTTCGTATCTACGCCATCTCTGGTCTACATGGGCCACGCCATGCACACAGTGCGCATGCAGGAAAAGCAGAAGCTGCGGGATGCGGAGAAAACCAAAGAGGCCCGTGCCGCCGGTGCCTATGAGTGCCCGGTGGCCGAGAAGGCAGAGCTCTCCTGCTGGAATGAAGTGGAAGGAAAGATTGTCCTCCGGGGCACACTCCTCAATACCTATGTCTGCACCATTCTGATCCGCACCACCATGGAGGTGGCCTTCATCGTGGGCCAGTACCTCCTCTACGGGATCTTCCTGGACACCCTGCACGTCTGCCGCAGGAGTCCCTGTCCTCATCCAGTCAATTGTTACGTCTCGCGGCCCACAGAGAAGAACGTCTTCATTGTCTTTATGATGGCCGTGGCTGGactgtctctctttctcagctTGGCAGAACTCTACCACCTGGGCTGGAAGAAGATCCGACAGCGCTTTGCCAAGTCCCGGCAGGGGATGGATAAGCAGAAGCTTCTTGGCGCTTCCACCAGCCTAGCCCAGAGCCTCACTTCTCCCTCTGGCTTCAACCAGTGCCTGAACAGAGTGGGGGACTTAAGTCATAATATGTGTTCCCGGAAGAATCCAGACACTCTGGCTGCAGAGGAAGTGCTGGACCAGGAGCATATTTCTCGAGGTTTCAACATGCAATATAGCCAGAAGCCCGAGGAGCCCAATGGAGCCTCTCTGAGCCACGACCTTCCTCCGAGCTACCGTGCTGACAAGCGCCGCCTTAGCAAGGCCAGCAGCAAAGCAAGGTCAGATGACCTGTCAGTGTGA